The Streptomyces sp. HSG2 genome has a segment encoding these proteins:
- a CDS encoding SpoIIE family protein phosphatase — translation MSEIPARVGPDGRSARDVVWQREAPGSLYEYVDVASFSVGPDGLVDQWSLRAERLFGIGGSDAVGMDPIEVLVDPALRPSGRRKMAEILDGREWTGVVPVLLPSGGGSPDGRDAGSGRGRPVGRATPGGSGGVGREGASAAVRATRGFAEVYVMPTRTRDGERAAVCVVVDVRALRSVEADLAASGAVFDQSPFGFLLLDAELRVRRANRQFASVFGGDPEDHTGRQVHDYLSPGEADRVAATLRGVLETGEAVTDLHVTGFVPDSEERRHWSVNLYRVHSGSGHPIGVAWLGTDVTARRAAAREAATARRNLALLNEAGARIGNSLDLEVTARQLLDVAVPVFCDLATVDLYQGLLAGDEAPRGFADGSAELRRVAYASAVSEAPLQGSADRVGVGAVHRYAFNSPCAEALRTARPRAVPAEEGDLVQSALAVPMVAHDTVVGLVRFARVKGSEPFGDRDRDMAVELASRAAVCIDNARLYRREHERALILQRSLLPPGDPEASGLDIACRYLPGNAATGRTGEVGGDWFDVIELPGHRTALVVGDVMGRGLRAAVAMGELRTAVRTLAQLDLEPADVLGRLDEIARGLGAPGGVQQAGRAARRPREADLSEVYLATCVYAVYDAVTRRCTFANAGHPPPVLVEPGEPALMLDVPPGMPLGVGGEPFEEVEVELPEGALLALYTDGLVESRDHPLDEGLQAFVGALGDPDRPLEDVCDHVLNTLDSHHGEDDIALLMARVRGLPAESVGDWTLPREPRSVGRARAHARERLRSWGLESLADTTELLVSELVTNALRYGEGDIGLRLLLDRTLVCEVWDSGLVQPRRRRARDTDEGGRGLQLVGMLSAAWGSRRARGGKTVWFELSPPGDDAGTADQAEALLGLF, via the coding sequence GTGAGCGAGATACCAGCGAGGGTGGGGCCCGACGGGAGGTCGGCCCGGGACGTGGTGTGGCAGCGCGAGGCGCCCGGCTCCCTCTACGAGTACGTCGACGTCGCGTCCTTCTCCGTCGGCCCCGACGGGCTTGTCGACCAGTGGAGCCTACGGGCCGAGCGACTGTTCGGAATCGGCGGGTCGGATGCCGTGGGCATGGACCCGATCGAGGTCCTCGTCGATCCCGCGCTCCGCCCGAGCGGGCGCCGCAAGATGGCGGAGATCCTCGACGGCCGGGAGTGGACCGGCGTCGTCCCGGTCCTGCTCCCCTCCGGCGGCGGCTCGCCCGACGGACGCGATGCGGGTTCGGGCCGGGGTCGACCCGTCGGGCGGGCGACACCGGGTGGAAGCGGGGGAGTCGGGCGCGAGGGGGCCTCGGCGGCGGTGCGCGCGACCCGGGGGTTCGCCGAGGTCTACGTCATGCCGACCCGCACCCGGGACGGCGAGCGGGCGGCCGTCTGCGTCGTCGTGGACGTACGCGCGCTGCGTTCCGTCGAGGCCGACCTCGCGGCGTCGGGCGCCGTCTTCGACCAGTCCCCCTTCGGTTTTCTGCTCCTCGACGCCGAGTTGCGGGTGCGCCGCGCCAACCGGCAGTTCGCCTCGGTCTTCGGCGGCGACCCCGAGGACCACACCGGCCGTCAGGTCCACGACTACCTTTCCCCCGGCGAGGCCGACCGGGTGGCGGCGACCTTGAGGGGGGTCCTGGAGACCGGCGAGGCCGTCACCGACCTGCACGTCACGGGGTTCGTGCCCGACTCGGAGGAGCGCAGGCACTGGTCGGTGAACCTCTACCGCGTGCACAGCGGCTCCGGCCACCCCATCGGTGTGGCCTGGCTCGGCACCGACGTCACCGCCCGCCGTGCCGCCGCCCGGGAGGCCGCTACCGCACGTCGAAACCTCGCCCTGCTCAACGAGGCCGGGGCCCGCATCGGCAACTCGCTCGACCTGGAGGTCACCGCGCGTCAGTTGCTGGACGTCGCCGTCCCCGTCTTTTGCGATCTGGCCACCGTCGACCTGTACCAAGGACTGCTGGCCGGCGACGAGGCGCCCCGCGGCTTCGCCGACGGCAGTGCCGAGCTGCGGCGTGTCGCCTACGCCAGCGCGGTGTCGGAGGCACCGCTTCAGGGGTCCGCCGATCGGGTCGGGGTGGGGGCCGTCCACCGCTACGCGTTCAACTCGCCCTGTGCCGAGGCCCTGAGGACCGCGCGTCCCCGCGCGGTGCCCGCCGAGGAGGGCGATCTGGTCCAGTCCGCGCTCGCGGTGCCGATGGTCGCCCACGACACCGTCGTCGGCCTGGTGCGTTTCGCCCGGGTCAAGGGCAGTGAGCCCTTCGGCGACCGGGACCGCGACATGGCTGTGGAGCTGGCCTCCCGCGCGGCCGTCTGTATCGACAACGCCCGGCTCTACCGTCGGGAGCATGAGCGGGCCTTGATACTCCAGCGTTCCCTGCTGCCCCCCGGCGACCCGGAGGCGTCCGGTCTGGACATCGCCTGTCGCTACCTTCCGGGCAACGCGGCGACCGGCCGGACGGGCGAGGTGGGGGGAGACTGGTTCGACGTCATCGAGCTGCCCGGGCATCGAACGGCTCTGGTCGTCGGCGACGTGATGGGACGCGGTCTGCGGGCCGCCGTCGCCATGGGCGAACTCCGCACGGCGGTCAGGACGCTGGCCCAACTGGATCTCGAACCGGCGGACGTCCTGGGCCGGTTGGACGAGATCGCCCGAGGGCTCGGCGCTCCCGGTGGCGTGCAGCAGGCCGGCCGGGCCGCCCGTCGCCCCCGTGAGGCCGACCTGTCCGAGGTCTACCTGGCCACCTGTGTCTACGCCGTCTACGACGCGGTGACCAGGCGGTGTACTTTCGCCAACGCGGGCCATCCGCCGCCCGTCCTGGTCGAACCCGGTGAGCCGGCGCTGATGCTGGACGTGCCGCCGGGGATGCCGCTCGGTGTCGGCGGCGAGCCCTTCGAGGAGGTCGAGGTCGAACTGCCCGAGGGTGCCCTGCTCGCTCTGTACACGGACGGCCTGGTGGAGAGCCGCGATCATCCGTTGGACGAGGGGCTCCAGGCGTTCGTCGGGGCCCTCGGGGACCCCGACCGGCCGCTGGAGGACGTCTGCGACCACGTGTTGAACACCCTCGACAGTCACCACGGCGAGGACGACATCGCGCTGTTGATGGCGAGGGTACGGGGTCTGCCCGCCGAGTCGGTGGGTGATTGGACGCTGCCTCGTGAGCCTCGCAGCGTGGGCCGGGCCCGCGCGCACGCCCGCGAGCGTCTGCGGTCCTGGGGTCTGGAGTCGCTCGCCGACACCACCGAACTCCTGGTCAGCGAGTTGGTCACCAACGCCCTGCGCTACGGAGAGGGCGACATCGGACTGCGGCTGCTGCTCGACCGCACGCTGGTCTGCGAGGTCTGGGACTCCGGGCTCGTGCAGCCTCGTCGGCGCCGGGCCCGCGACACCGACGAGGGGGGGCGGGGCCTGCAACTCGTCGGGATGCTCAGCGCCGCCTGGGGTTCACGGCGGGCCAGGGGCGGCAAGACGGTGTGGTTCGAACTCTCCCCGCCGGGCGACGACGCCGGTACCGCCGATCAGGCGGAGGCCCTGCTCGGTCTGTTCTGA
- a CDS encoding SPOR domain-containing protein, whose translation MNDGTVALPWSVVREDDNGNRYRVGRYATRAEAQRIADSLDEPGPERTYCVEHVGQGIASGEG comes from the coding sequence ATGAACGACGGCACGGTCGCTCTGCCCTGGTCGGTCGTCCGAGAGGACGACAACGGCAACCGCTACCGCGTGGGCAGGTACGCGACCCGGGCCGAGGCACAACGCATCGCCGACAGCCTCGACGAGCCCGGCCCCGAGCGGACGTACTGCGTCGAACACGTCGGTCAGGGCATCGCGAGCGGCGAGGGCTGA
- a CDS encoding GntR family transcriptional regulator yields MTIGERPAYLRVAGDLRKKIVDGSLPPHARLPSQARIREEYGVSDTVALEARKVLMAEGLVEGRSGSGTYVRERPVPRRVARSGYRPASGATPFRQEQAEGEARGTWESRSERVGATEEIAKRLGVGLDERVMRTRYVFREGGEPMMLSTSWEPLSLTGRTPVMLPEEGPLGGMGVVERMAAIDVVVDNVTEEVGARPGLAEELLELGGVPGHVVVVVHRTFYASGRAVETADLVVPADRYRVAYHLPVR; encoded by the coding sequence GTGACAATCGGTGAGCGGCCGGCGTACCTGCGCGTTGCGGGCGATCTCCGCAAGAAGATCGTCGACGGCTCGCTGCCGCCCCACGCCCGCCTGCCTTCCCAGGCCCGTATCCGTGAGGAGTACGGGGTCTCCGACACCGTGGCGCTTGAGGCGCGCAAGGTCCTGATGGCCGAGGGGTTGGTCGAGGGGCGCTCGGGTTCCGGCACGTACGTCCGGGAGCGGCCGGTGCCGCGTCGGGTCGCCCGTTCCGGATACCGTCCCGCCTCCGGGGCCACCCCCTTCCGGCAGGAGCAGGCGGAGGGGGAGGCCCGCGGCACGTGGGAGTCCCGCAGCGAGCGGGTGGGAGCGACCGAGGAGATCGCGAAGCGACTCGGGGTCGGGCTGGACGAGCGGGTCATGCGCACGAGGTACGTCTTCCGCGAGGGCGGGGAGCCCATGATGCTCTCGACCTCCTGGGAGCCGCTCTCGCTCACCGGCCGCACCCCGGTGATGCTGCCCGAGGAGGGGCCGCTCGGCGGGATGGGCGTGGTGGAGCGGATGGCCGCGATCGACGTCGTCGTCGACAACGTGACCGAGGAGGTCGGCGCCCGCCCCGGGCTCGCCGAGGAGCTGCTGGAGCTCGGTGGCGTCCCCGGCCACGTCGTCGTGGTCGTCCACCGCACTTTCTATGCCTCGGGCCGCGCCGTCGAGACGGCCGATCTGGTCGTGCCCGCCGATCGGTACCGCGTGGCCTACCACCTGCCCGTGAGATAG
- a CDS encoding glycoside hydrolase family 3 protein, producing MQVSRAGSTGPGTGPSRRAVLAATGGATAALAAGAAPAHATGGRPGDDGLASLVSRMTLEEKVGQLFVTRVYGHSATDPDQADVDANLRELGVRTAAELIARYRVGGVIYFSWAGNTRDPRRIADLSDGIQRASLGQDGGVPVLVSTDQEHGAVARVGRPATLLPGAMALGAGGSTQDARTAGRIAGAELRALGIHQDYAPVADVNVDPANPVIGVRSFGADPRAVAGLVAAQVTGYQRAGVAACAKHFPGHGDTATDSHTGLPVITHSRERWEELDAPPFRAAIEAGVESIMTAHLLVPALDDSGDPATLSRPILTGLLREELGYDGLVITDSLGMAGVRTKYGDDRVPVLALLAGADQLLNPPDLALAHASVLGAVREGELTEARIDVSVLRVLRAKARLGLFRDAYTEPRDVERVVGARAHLVAAERIAARTTTLLVNEGEALPLSRRRTPRVLVVGADPVSPTGTTGPPTAVLAQALSELGFSATARSTGVAPTPAAADEAVTAAEDVDAVVVATYDVEEGDGQGRLVGRLVATGLPVVAVAIGTPYDVGRLPRVSASLATYSWTDVELRAAARVIAGRERPRGRLPVPVTRGDDPATTLHPIGHGLSYRG from the coding sequence GTGCAGGTCAGCCGAGCGGGGAGTACCGGCCCAGGGACGGGGCCCAGCAGGCGTGCGGTGTTGGCGGCGACGGGCGGGGCCACCGCCGCCCTGGCCGCCGGGGCGGCGCCCGCGCACGCGACCGGCGGCCGTCCGGGCGACGACGGACTGGCCTCCCTCGTCTCCCGCATGACGCTGGAGGAGAAGGTCGGCCAGCTGTTCGTCACGCGGGTGTACGGGCACTCGGCCACCGACCCCGACCAGGCGGACGTCGATGCCAACCTCCGCGAACTCGGGGTGCGCACCGCGGCGGAGCTGATCGCCCGCTACCGAGTGGGCGGCGTCATCTACTTCTCGTGGGCGGGCAACACCCGCGATCCGCGTCGGATCGCGGACCTCTCCGACGGGATCCAGCGGGCCTCCCTCGGGCAGGACGGCGGGGTACCGGTCCTCGTCTCCACCGACCAGGAACACGGCGCCGTCGCCCGGGTGGGCCGACCCGCCACCCTTCTCCCGGGCGCGATGGCGCTCGGCGCCGGGGGCTCCACCCAGGACGCTCGCACGGCCGGCCGCATCGCGGGCGCGGAACTGCGCGCCCTGGGCATCCACCAGGACTACGCCCCGGTCGCGGACGTCAACGTCGACCCGGCCAACCCGGTGATCGGGGTACGGTCCTTCGGCGCCGACCCACGAGCCGTGGCGGGCCTGGTCGCCGCACAGGTGACGGGGTACCAGCGAGCGGGCGTCGCCGCCTGCGCCAAGCACTTCCCCGGACACGGCGACACCGCGACCGACAGTCACACCGGCCTGCCCGTCATCACCCACAGCCGAGAACGGTGGGAGGAGTTGGACGCGCCGCCGTTCCGCGCGGCGATCGAGGCCGGAGTCGAGTCGATCATGACCGCTCACCTCCTGGTGCCCGCCCTCGACGACTCCGGCGACCCGGCCACGCTGTCCCGCCCGATCCTCACCGGTCTGCTCCGCGAGGAGTTGGGCTACGACGGTCTGGTGATCACCGATTCCCTCGGGATGGCCGGGGTCCGCACCAAGTACGGTGACGACCGGGTGCCGGTCCTGGCCCTCCTGGCCGGAGCGGACCAGTTGCTCAACCCTCCCGATCTCGCGCTGGCCCACGCCTCCGTGCTCGGGGCCGTGCGAGAGGGTGAGTTGACGGAGGCCCGGATCGACGTCTCCGTCCTGCGGGTCCTTCGGGCGAAGGCGCGACTCGGACTCTTCCGCGACGCCTACACCGAGCCCCGTGACGTCGAGCGCGTCGTCGGCGCCCGCGCCCATCTCGTCGCCGCCGAGCGGATCGCCGCGCGGACGACGACCCTGCTCGTGAACGAGGGCGAGGCGCTGCCGCTGTCCCGACGCCGGACCCCGAGGGTCCTCGTCGTCGGGGCCGACCCGGTCTCGCCGACCGGCACCACGGGGCCCCCGACCGCCGTTCTCGCCCAAGCCCTGTCCGAGCTGGGCTTCTCGGCGACCGCGCGATCCACCGGCGTCGCCCCGACCCCGGCCGCCGCGGACGAAGCGGTCACCGCCGCCGAGGACGTCGACGCCGTCGTCGTCGCCACCTACGACGTCGAGGAGGGCGACGGGCAGGGGAGACTGGTCGGACGGCTGGTCGCGACCGGTCTGCCGGTCGTCGCGGTGGCGATCGGCACACCGTACGACGTGGGCCGGCTGCCACGGGTGTCCGCCTCGCTCGCCACCTATTCCTGGACCGATGTCGAACTGCGCGCCGCGGCCCGGGTGATCGCCGGCCGGGAGCGACCCCGCGGCAGGCTGCCGGTCCCGGTGACGCGGGGCGACGACCCGGCGACGACGCTCCACCCGATCGGGCACGGTCTGTCCTACCGGGGTTGA
- a CDS encoding S28 family serine protease, protein MRRALRSLLALVVLLAAAGTAGRTAVASETSPSADIRERLLSIPGMRLIEEKPYPGYRFLVLEYTQPVDHRNPDRGTFRQRLTVLHKAVDRPTVFHTSGYHVSTTPGRREPTQIVDGNQVSLEHRFFTPSRPNPADWSTLDIRQAADDQHRLFTALKPIYPRKWLATGGSKGGMTATYYERFHPGDMDGVVAYVAPNDVVDREDSAYDRFFATVGTAECRARLEGVQREALVRRESLKRRYAEHAAREGYTFGTIGGLDRAYEAVVLDYLWGFWQYGSVEDCAAVPADAERAGDDAIWESVDSHSGFAFYTDQMLAPYTPYFYQAGTQLGSPDIRFPHIEREYVRYGYQPPRHFVPREIPMRFRPGAMRDVDRWVRHHAHRMLFVNGENDPWGAEPFRLGAGARDSHVLTAPGMNHGADVAGLAPKERALATARILDWAGVAPARVRADPETARPLAAYDGRLDRREPRREAVLRP, encoded by the coding sequence ATGCGCAGAGCGCTCCGATCACTCCTGGCACTGGTGGTGCTCCTGGCCGCCGCCGGCACGGCGGGCCGGACGGCCGTCGCGTCGGAGACCTCGCCGTCCGCCGACATCCGGGAGCGACTCCTCTCGATCCCGGGCATGCGCCTGATCGAGGAGAAGCCGTACCCGGGCTACCGTTTCCTCGTCCTTGAGTACACCCAGCCGGTCGACCACCGGAATCCGGACCGGGGGACGTTCCGACAGCGCCTCACCGTGCTGCACAAGGCCGTGGACCGTCCCACCGTCTTCCACACCAGTGGCTACCACGTCTCCACCACGCCCGGTCGGCGCGAGCCCACCCAGATCGTCGACGGCAACCAGGTCTCCCTGGAACACCGGTTCTTCACCCCCTCCCGGCCGAACCCCGCCGACTGGTCGACCTTGGACATCCGACAGGCCGCCGACGACCAACACCGGCTGTTCACGGCCCTGAAGCCGATCTACCCCCGCAAGTGGCTGGCCACCGGCGGCTCCAAGGGTGGCATGACCGCCACCTACTACGAGCGCTTCCACCCCGGCGACATGGACGGCGTGGTCGCCTACGTCGCACCGAACGACGTCGTCGACCGGGAGGACTCCGCCTACGACCGGTTCTTCGCCACGGTCGGCACGGCGGAGTGCCGAGCGCGGCTCGAAGGCGTGCAGCGCGAGGCGCTGGTGCGTCGGGAGTCGCTGAAGCGGCGGTACGCCGAACACGCCGCTCGGGAGGGGTACACCTTCGGCACCATCGGCGGGCTCGACCGGGCCTACGAGGCCGTCGTCCTGGACTACCTCTGGGGCTTTTGGCAGTACGGCTCGGTGGAGGACTGCGCCGCCGTCCCGGCGGACGCCGAGCGGGCGGGCGACGACGCGATCTGGGAGTCCGTCGACTCCCACTCCGGATTCGCCTTCTACACCGACCAGATGCTCGCCCCGTACACGCCGTACTTCTACCAGGCCGGCACCCAGCTCGGTTCACCCGACATCCGCTTCCCGCACATCGAGCGGGAGTACGTGCGCTACGGATACCAGCCGCCGCGGCACTTCGTTCCCCGCGAGATCCCGATGCGATTCCGTCCGGGCGCCATGCGCGACGTGGACCGCTGGGTGCGTCACCACGCGCACCGCATGCTCTTCGTCAACGGCGAGAACGACCCCTGGGGCGCGGAGCCGTTCCGCCTCGGGGCGGGCGCGCGCGACTCCCACGTCCTCACCGCGCCCGGCATGAACCACGGCGCCGACGTGGCCGGGCTCGCCCCGAAGGAGCGTGCCCTGGCCACCGCCCGCATCCTGGACTGGGCGGGTGTCGCCCCCGCCAGGGTGCGGGCCGACCCGGAGACGGCCAGGCCGCTGGCCGCCTACGACGGCCGCCTCGACCGGCGTGAGCCGCGCCGGGAGGCCGTGTTGCGCCCCTGA
- a CDS encoding ABC transporter ATP-binding protein, whose translation MEAQRGWVRRLAEYAWRHPGDVVLALGASLVGMAVMALVPLVTKVIIDDVIGDGTRPMATWAGLLVVAALVVYVLTYLRRYYGGRLALGIQHDLRTDMYGSVTRLDGRRQDELSTGQVVGRATTDLQLIQGLLFMLPMTIGNILLFVISLVVMAWLSPPLTLVALAVAPAVWFIARRSRSRLHPSTWYAQAQAAAVAGVVDGAVGGVRVVKGFGQEEQETDKLRAVGRRLFAGRLRTVKLNSRYTPALQAVPALGQVAMLALGGWLAVRGSITLGTFVAFSAYLAQLVGPVRMLAVFLTVGQQARAGAERVLELVDTAPTLRDGTRELPRDAPATVEFDDVSFGYDPERPVLDGVSFSIRPGETLAVVGASGSGKSTVSLLLPRFYDVTGGAVRVGGRDVRELSLASLRAAIGLVPEDSFLFSDTVRGNIAYGRPDAGDEEIEAAARAARAHDFIAALPRGYETTVGEHGLTLSGGQRQRVALARALLTDPRLLVLDDATSAVDAQVEHEIHEALRRVMRGRTTLLIAHRRSTLHLADRVALLDGGRLVDIGTHEELRHRSALYRRLLTQPDEPTGVSPGPRPSTEPPEAACPRQELDADLDAEFDPERGVTPRLWAGAREPRDAALDGSPATPELLARVDALPAATGTPDVDEARAARPETSYGLRRLLRGFWPPLFVALALVAADAGLGLLLPVLIRHGIDSGVTEAALGAVWAASLLALVAVVAQWAAQTGEIRMTGRTGERILYALRLKIFAQLQRLGLDYYERELTGRIMTRMTTDVDALSTFLQTGLVTALVSLVTFSGITVALLVIDVHLASVVFATLPPLIVATVFFRRGTVRAYELARERISTVNAGLQEAIAGLRIAQAFGRERDSARDFAAHSDGYRRARLHGQWLISVYFPFVQLLSSVAAVAVLVVGGARVEGGTLTAGALVAYLLYIDLFFAPVQQLSQVFDGYQQASVSLGRVRQLLREPTSTPPPERPRAVDTLRGDIAFEDVRFAYGPDQDALSGVDLRIPAGQTVAFVGETGAGKSTLVKLVARFYDPTGGRVTVDGKDLRTLDPSAFRRRLGVVPQEPFLFPGTIRDSIAYGRPDATDAEVEAAARAVGAHEMVATLEGGYLHEVTERGRNLSAGQRQLIALARAELVDPDVLLLDEATAALDLATEAQVNRAADRVAGRRTTLVVAHRLTTAARADRVVVMDRGRVVEDGTHEELLARNGRYAGLWRTFVGAAGPEEPVTATR comes from the coding sequence GTGGAAGCGCAGCGGGGATGGGTGCGGAGGCTCGCCGAGTACGCCTGGCGTCACCCCGGTGACGTGGTCCTCGCCCTAGGCGCCTCGCTCGTGGGCATGGCGGTGATGGCACTCGTTCCGCTCGTCACCAAGGTGATCATCGACGACGTGATCGGGGACGGCACCCGGCCGATGGCGACCTGGGCGGGGCTGCTGGTCGTCGCCGCCCTCGTCGTCTACGTCCTCACCTATCTCCGGCGGTACTACGGAGGGCGTCTGGCCCTGGGTATCCAGCACGACCTGCGTACCGACATGTACGGGAGCGTCACCCGCCTGGACGGCCGGCGGCAGGACGAGTTGTCCACCGGACAGGTCGTCGGGCGTGCCACCACGGATCTCCAACTGATCCAGGGGCTGCTCTTCATGCTGCCCATGACCATCGGCAACATCCTGCTCTTCGTGATCTCGCTGGTGGTCATGGCCTGGCTGTCGCCGCCGCTCACCCTGGTCGCCCTGGCCGTCGCCCCGGCCGTCTGGTTCATCGCCCGGCGCAGCCGCAGCCGACTGCACCCCTCCACCTGGTACGCCCAGGCCCAGGCCGCCGCCGTCGCCGGGGTCGTGGACGGTGCCGTGGGCGGGGTCCGGGTCGTGAAGGGCTTCGGGCAGGAGGAACAGGAGACGGACAAGCTGCGGGCCGTCGGGCGCAGGCTCTTCGCGGGCCGGCTGCGGACCGTCAAGCTGAACAGCCGCTACACCCCGGCTCTCCAGGCCGTCCCCGCGCTCGGCCAGGTGGCCATGCTGGCGCTGGGCGGCTGGCTCGCCGTTCGCGGTTCGATCACGCTCGGAACCTTCGTCGCGTTCTCCGCCTACCTCGCCCAGCTCGTCGGCCCGGTGCGGATGCTCGCCGTGTTCCTCACCGTCGGGCAGCAGGCCCGAGCCGGCGCCGAGCGCGTCCTGGAACTCGTGGACACCGCGCCCACCCTGCGAGACGGCACGCGGGAACTGCCGCGGGACGCGCCCGCCACGGTCGAGTTCGACGACGTGTCCTTCGGCTACGACCCGGAACGGCCCGTCCTCGACGGGGTCTCCTTCAGCATCCGGCCCGGCGAGACCCTGGCCGTGGTGGGAGCCTCCGGCTCCGGGAAGTCGACCGTCTCGCTGCTGCTGCCCCGGTTCTACGACGTCACCGGCGGCGCCGTCCGGGTCGGCGGTCGGGACGTGCGCGAGCTGAGCCTCGCCTCGTTGCGGGCGGCCATCGGGCTCGTGCCCGAGGACTCCTTCCTCTTCTCCGACACCGTGCGCGGCAACATCGCCTACGGTCGACCGGACGCCGGCGACGAGGAGATCGAGGCCGCCGCGAGGGCGGCGCGCGCCCACGACTTCATCGCCGCGCTCCCGCGGGGCTACGAAACGACCGTCGGCGAACACGGGCTCACGCTCTCCGGAGGCCAGCGGCAGCGGGTGGCGCTGGCGCGCGCCCTGCTGACCGACCCCCGGCTGTTGGTCCTGGACGACGCCACCTCGGCCGTGGACGCCCAGGTGGAGCACGAGATCCACGAGGCCCTCCGCCGCGTCATGCGAGGTCGCACCACGCTGCTGATCGCCCACCGTCGGTCCACCCTTCACTTGGCCGACCGCGTCGCCCTCCTGGACGGCGGCCGACTCGTCGACATCGGCACCCACGAGGAACTCCGCCACCGGTCCGCGCTCTACCGACGGCTGCTGACCCAGCCGGACGAGCCGACCGGCGTCTCCCCCGGACCCCGGCCGTCCACCGAGCCGCCCGAGGCGGCCTGTCCCCGCCAGGAGCTGGACGCCGACCTCGACGCGGAGTTCGACCCCGAGCGAGGTGTCACGCCCCGCCTGTGGGCCGGGGCCCGTGAACCCCGCGACGCCGCACTCGACGGCAGCCCTGCCACCCCCGAACTGCTCGCCCGGGTCGACGCGCTGCCCGCGGCGACCGGGACGCCGGACGTCGACGAGGCGCGCGCCGCCCGGCCGGAGACGTCCTACGGCCTGCGCCGGCTGCTGCGCGGGTTCTGGCCCCCACTGTTCGTCGCCCTCGCCCTCGTCGCCGCCGACGCGGGTCTGGGACTGTTGTTGCCCGTGCTGATCCGGCACGGCATCGATTCGGGAGTGACCGAGGCGGCGCTGGGAGCGGTCTGGGCGGCCTCGTTGCTCGCCCTCGTCGCCGTGGTGGCCCAGTGGGCGGCACAGACCGGGGAGATCCGGATGACCGGACGCACCGGCGAGCGCATCCTCTACGCGCTGCGACTGAAGATCTTCGCGCAGCTGCAACGGCTCGGTCTGGACTACTACGAGCGGGAGCTCACCGGCCGCATCATGACCCGGATGACCACCGACGTCGACGCCCTTTCGACGTTCCTCCAGACGGGGCTGGTCACAGCGCTCGTCTCACTGGTGACCTTCTCCGGGATCACGGTCGCCCTGCTGGTGATCGACGTCCACCTGGCATCGGTCGTCTTCGCCACGCTGCCGCCGCTGATCGTCGCCACCGTCTTCTTCCGCCGGGGGACCGTCCGGGCGTACGAACTGGCTCGGGAACGGATCTCCACCGTCAACGCCGGGCTCCAGGAGGCGATCGCCGGGCTGCGGATCGCGCAGGCCTTCGGGCGCGAGCGGGACAGCGCCCGCGACTTCGCCGCCCACAGCGACGGATACCGCCGCGCGCGCCTGCACGGACAGTGGCTGATCTCCGTCTACTTCCCGTTCGTGCAACTCCTCTCGTCCGTCGCCGCCGTGGCGGTGCTGGTCGTCGGCGGCGCCAGGGTCGAGGGCGGCACCCTCACCGCGGGCGCGCTCGTCGCCTACCTGCTCTACATCGATTTGTTCTTCGCCCCCGTCCAACAGCTCTCCCAGGTGTTCGACGGCTACCAGCAGGCGTCCGTCTCCCTGGGACGGGTCCGGCAGCTCCTGCGTGAGCCGACCTCCACCCCGCCGCCCGAGCGGCCCCGCGCGGTCGACACCCTCCGCGGCGACATCGCCTTCGAGGACGTTCGCTTCGCCTACGGCCCCGACCAGGACGCCCTGTCCGGCGTCGACCTGCGGATTCCCGCCGGTCAGACCGTCGCCTTCGTCGGGGAGACCGGTGCGGGCAAGTCGACCCTCGTCAAGCTGGTCGCACGGTTCTACGACCCCACGGGCGGCCGGGTCACCGTGGACGGCAAGGACCTGCGGACGCTCGACCCGTCCGCGTTCCGGCGCAGGCTCGGGGTCGTCCCGCAGGAGCCGTTCCTCTTCCCCGGCACCATCAGGGACTCCATCGCCTACGGCCGTCCGGACGCCACCGACGCCGAGGTGGAGGCGGCGGCCCGCGCGGTCGGCGCGCACGAGATGGTCGCCACCCTGGAGGGCGGCTACCTCCACGAGGTCACCGAACGCGGACGCAACCTCTCCGCCGGCCAGCGGCAGTTGATCGCCCTGGCCCGCGCCGAACTGGTCGACCCCGACGTGCTCTTGCTGGACGAGGCGACCGCCGCGCTGGACCTGGCCACCGAGGCGCAGGTCAACCGCGCCGCCGACCGCGTCGCCGGCCGGCGCACCACTCTGGTCGTGGCCCACCGGCTGACCACCGCGGCCCGCGCCGACCGCGTCGTCGTCATGGACCGCGGGCGCGTCGTCGAGGACGGAACCCACGAGGAGTTGTTGGCGCGGAACGGCCGGTACGCCGGGCTGTGGAGGACCTTCGTCGGCGCCGCCGGGCCGGAGGAGCCGGTCACCGCCACCCGCTGA